The sequence GATTTCGCGGCACCGTGCGCATGGGCGCTCGCTACCTCACAATTGAAAATGAGGACAAGGAGTCAAAGCTTTCCATCCCATCAATGAGCCTCACGAGCACAGGCCGTGACCTCTTCAAGCTACACATCCCAGGGGCCAATGCTGATTTCGAGACAACACTGTCAGACGTATTGAAAACTGCAGGATTCCGGGCATACTGGACAGCCCACCCCCCACAAAGAAACACTGAGGGCTAGCCCGTCAGATTTGCGCTGCAGCGTGTAGCGTCCCTGGTGCCTCCACCTCGGACAATCGGTGAGCGGTCGGGTAGACTGGGGAGGTCAGCCCCCACAGGTCCGGACGTGCGGGACTACCATATCCGGCTCTTCTGCTCATGGGTTCACTGCGAGCGTGCGGTCGCGGTGGATGATGAGGGCGGGCGGCAGTGGGTACCGCTGCAGGATCCGCTCAAATTCTCCCATGACAGCGTGGCGCGCTGCGAGCGGCGTCCCAGCCACTTGCGCCACGTATGCGCCACCCAGCACAGGAAGCGAGTGAGGCTCCGCATGCTTCCGCTGATTCCGTAGTACGCGTAGTTCCCCCCACCTTCTGCATGGACAGCCTTTCTGCCACCATCTCCACCTCCGAATTGGGAGGGCGGAGTGGCCTGCTGTTGCCCGACGCCGTCAACGCTCCTGTCGACCGCCCGCCCCTCACCGCAGATGCTCGGCTTCACCGGAATACCTGCTCGGCATCCCCGGAATGCCTGCTCGGCATCCCCGGAACAGCTGCTCACCTTGCTCCGGAATCGCTGCTCACCTTGGCCCGGAATCGGTGCTCGGCATGCCCCGGAACACGCACGTAAACCCTGGTTCGGATGTAGGGTTCTTGCCAGCCGGAAATCTGTGGCTTTGAGGTAGACTCCTGCAGCACCTCAATGGCCTGCCGGCTAAAGCTGATGCCCACCTCAAGGACGAAGTCGCAATGAACTCCTTCGCCGTATCCACGCAGGTCAGACCAGCGTTCCCTTATGATGAGGAGGGCGCTGCCCGCCTGCTCAGAACCGTATTCCCAGCTGACCCGCACACATACGAGCGCAACATCCGGGAATCCAACTGCCTGAATGTGGTGGCAGAGACCTCTGGCGGTCCTCTCATTGGCTTCGCCTCTCTCCTGATTGAGGCATCGCCTCAACGGGGAACCGCGGAATGGCGAAAGTATCCGCTGTACATTGGTGTCATGGCTGTTGATGCATTGTGGAGGAGCAAGGGAATTGGCACCGAGCTTCTCCAGTTGCTTGCCGCTGCAGCTCGGCAAAAAGCACCCCACCACCAAGCGATGCATCTTCATGTCGACTGCGACAGTCCGGCTGTTCGCTTCTACGAGCGCTTTGGATTCTCGAAGGTTTCAGAATTCAAGGGCAGTTATTTGATGCGGTTGGTCTTTGGACCCCGGTAAGGAACCGAGTGTCGCAGTGGGCTAAAGTTGACCCGTTTTTCGCGGCTCTCCTGCACTTCCTGTGGTCCGCCTGGGGGGAGTAAGCCCGAGAGAGGTTGTCAAAGGACTCGCGCGACAGGACCCGGCACGACGCGCGGCGGGCGAGTAGCGAGGAAAGCTCGCCGAGAAGTCTCCCCGCCGCCAACGAGCCGCCGCCTCTTGGAATGCCGCGATGAAGGCCCGGTAGTGCTCGCACAAGTCCTTCCGCGCCTAACGGTGAGCGTGCTGTCGGCGGTGATGAAGCTGCCGGCCTCACCGGTGTAACCCAGGCTTCCCGGCTCGACCCCATGGGCTCGAGGACAGTGGCTCAACGGACGGAGCCGGCGCGAGCCAGAGGCCAGAACCGCAGCCAGGCCCGTCCTTTGACGTGTTGCGTTGGCAGGAGGCCCCAGATGTGGGAGTCACTGCTGACATTCCTGTTGTCGCCCAGGACGAAGAGCATGCCCTCGGGAATGCTCGCGGGTCCCCAGGCATAGGCCGGAGGTGCCGCGACGTAGGGCTCTCGCAGCGGCGTCCCATCCACGAGCACCTGCCCGTCCCGCACCTGCACCTCCTGACCGGGCAGGGCAATGACTCGCTTGATGGCGATGTACTCCCGGAGGGAGCCCGAGCGCGCGAGCGCCGGAGGCGGCTCGAACACGACGATGTCCCCGGCCCTGGGTAGGTGGCGCCGGTAGGACAGCTTGTCCACCACGAGCCGATCTCCCACGGCCAGCGTCGGTGCCATCGAGTCGGACACGATGAGCTGCGGCTGGACGACAAAGCATCGCAGCACCAGCGCCCATACCAGCAATGCTCCTGCGAGCACTGCGCGCCGCGCCTTCCAGAAGCGCCGTCTCTGAGGTCTTCCAGCTTCCCCGGCGTGGGCCATTGTGTTGGTTTTCCTACCAGACTCAGTGATAAATACTGTAGCATGAAAAACGGAATGTCCCTTCGGACCGGGACGTCCCATGAAGAGCAGACCACGCAACAGGAGGCAACAACATGAAGGCCCTGAAGATTGGACTCATCGGATTGCTGCTCGGAGCTGCCGTGGCTGTCGGAACCGCCACCGTGGGCAGCGAGGAGACGGCTGCGCGGGCATGTTGCTCGATGTGTTACCCTGTTTATGACGAATGCATTGAGGCCTGCGACCGCAACGGCGGGACGGACTGCCACATTTCCTGCAGTACGCTGTGTACCCGCACGTGCGACGCCAGCTGTTGAGTTCTCAGTCCCTGTCGGAGTCTTGAAATGAAAACGGGCTGGAGCCCCCGAGGTCCCCAGCCCGGATTTTCGTTTCCAGGTCCCCAGCGCGCGCGTGCATCTCGACGGGATTGCCCCCTCCCCGCTGCGTGAAGGTGCTACCCCCGCAGGAAGCTGAAGCAGCTCCCGTGAGCGCCGGCCTCCTGTAGCGGAACCGCAACCGCCGACCCACGGAGCGCGGCTCCGTGGGCCAGGGAGTCGCCGCTGCTCAGCAGCCGCAGGTGCTCAGGGCGGTCTGATACTGGTATTCCGTGTGCGTGTAGTTACCCGCTGCGTCGAAGCACACGCGGTAGCTTTCCTGCTGGGCGAAGGTGCCCGGGTTGTACTCGCGAGTGGGATAGGACCCGTCCTCGCAAGGGGGAGGCAGGAGCCCGTCCGGCTTATCGCCAGAGTTGTTCGACGGAACCGCGCGGAGGGGATCTCCCGGGCAATACCAGTAGAAGCCACAGCTGCGGTACTCACACGTGGTCGCGCCGTTGTTGTACCACTGG comes from Pyxidicoccus trucidator and encodes:
- the lepB gene encoding signal peptidase I, with the protein product MLAGALLVWALVLRCFVVQPQLIVSDSMAPTLAVGDRLVVDKLSYRRHLPRAGDIVVFEPPPALARSGSLREYIAIKRVIALPGQEVQVRDGQVLVDGTPLREPYVAAPPAYAWGPASIPEGMLFVLGDNRNVSSDSHIWGLLPTQHVKGRAWLRFWPLARAGSVR
- a CDS encoding GNAT family N-acetyltransferase codes for the protein MNSFAVSTQVRPAFPYDEEGAARLLRTVFPADPHTYERNIRESNCLNVVAETSGGPLIGFASLLIEASPQRGTAEWRKYPLYIGVMAVDALWRSKGIGTELLQLLAAAARQKAPHHQAMHLHVDCDSPAVRFYERFGFSKVSEFKGSYLMRLVFGPR